The Ziziphus jujuba cultivar Dongzao chromosome 12, ASM3175591v1 sequence TAATTAATATTTCTCTTACTTTCTCTGTTTCTCACTTCCACCATCAAATGGCATCAATTTCTTCCCTTCCTTCATCAAATCCACTTTCATTTAACCCAATTTCAGATTCATCAGGAAAAACGGTAGATTTCAGAAAAAGAGCCTCCTCCACAAGAATTTGTGCATCATCCAGACGATCATCATCAGAAGCCAATGACCAAAACTACTATAGCAGCAGCAGCAGATTGGTGGATGAGAATATGATCGTTCTGAGGAAGAGAATCCACGAGATGAAGATGGTGGAGAGGAACTATGAGCCTCCTTCAGATTGGAATGAGTGGGAGAAGAAGTACTACACCAGCTATGACTCTTTCGTGTGCCAGGCACTGGGTGTGTTGCAATCTCAGATGATGAACACTAGGCCAAGCTTGGCTTTGGGAATGATGGTTCTCATTCTTTTCAGTGTTCCAATGTCTACCACTATGATTTTGTTCCGTTTGATGGAGATCGCTAATGGGGTCTTGGCTGGGGTGCACATTGGCTAGAAAATTGCTTCTGGAATTCGAATCCctcccttttgttttttgtttcaaactaatttttcttttaattttttttgtaaatatgatgaaaattaatataaatacaaaCTAGATTTGATTTCTTTAAGATCcaaattaattatgatttatgatatataACTAGCTAGaagttatttgttattaatttgtcAGATGAAATTCAACagtgaaaaattttaaagtcTGAAATGTTGGAGATCCCAAATGCGAACCAACTTTAGTAATCATTAAGTTGGGaagacaactttttttttttttttttttgggtaaagaaGTCAAATTGGTTCATCAATAGCAATAGATGTAGATATATAAAGTTATGAGGGTTCGATCGGATTGATAATAACAAACGGAAAAACAATAAatgaacattttaaatttgtttttgaaaaataaacatggtctaattaaacaaacaaattaaggACTTATAAtggtttttagtttaaaattataAGTTGAACCTTATAAGActaatttattagaaaaaaagaagaagaaaaacttaTGAAactaaagtttaaatttttttatcattacactaatttttaaattaatatatatttttagattataattttataaatgtgGATGTGAAAGACAAATCaaataagataattttatttgaagaaattaatttaaatttgctcataaaaaataaacaggGTCTAATTCATCAAAGTCAATGGCATGGCAATGGCTTTTAGTTTGCAAAACTATCAGGttatataaattgataattgttatgtatatttttattaaactgAAGAGGAAAGACTGTGATCGCAGctgttgaattttttattttttattgggtaAATCATCAGAGCTTCTGAATTTATCAAGAGGTCTATTATTCAATataagtttaaatatttttatagttaaGATCTATAAAATACTGACAAAAATAGTAAATAGTCATAAAGAATCAATTGTTTAATGCAGCTGAAAGCTTGATTTGAGTCAGCAATGCggaaaattttctaatactTCCGGAGTATCCACAGCTCAGAACTCCTtccattcaatatttgaaatgtGTATTATCTGGCCAGGTCACATTCCAGGTCATAAACGGATCTTTATTACTCCGTATGTacattttttactattttcctGGTTTTGACGGCTTTCTCCTTCCCTAACACAACTTCTACAGTTCTACCTACTCCAGGAATTTTCGAGCTCACAAATCAAGCACCAACTTTTCaagagaagggaaaaaaaaaaaaaaaaaaaagttaagattTTGGAATTGCAGAGGTCTGAGTTTGGTAaagaattgataaataaaaattgacgattttttcaagaaaatgatGCAACTCTAATCTCAAAATTTTCGgaaaccaaatatttttctttgaattttttttttttttttgaattatgaaattttcatagTAGCAACAGTAAGAAGGAATTTTGCCCTACAAGCTCACTTCTTCTCTGTATTCCACGCCTTCCTCTCTACCGCTCTCTCCCTGTCATTTCTGTCTCTGCTCtctgctctcttttctcacgtAATATAAAACGAGTCTATGCTTTGAATCCTAATTCTCTGTTGATGTTGACGGCCAAACCCTTCTCTACAGCACCATGTCCATGTATGAAGGAATGAAAACCACCATTTTGTGAGCACACCCAAATCCCATAGAGTCAATTTTCTGCAGAGTGCAAATCCAACCCATCAAAGTATAGATGCCTAGCTTGTTCTATACACTCTAGTAGTCTTCAATGTGTCAAAACTCATGAGCAATCCCTTCTACTCCAGCAATTCTCAAACTCACAACTCAAGCACAGATTTTGTCgagaggacaaaaaaaaaaaaaaaaaattatgattatggAATTGCAGAAGTCGAAATGGGATGATAATTTGATCAGATTGGGTCATCAAATTGACAATTTTGTTAAGAATATGCTGCAACTCTAGTTTTCTAGTTTTCTCAGATTGCAAACAACCATTTCACGATAAATTATTACACTTCTACATGTTTTTCACCAAAGAATCATATTCTTCATTTCCATAATAGAATATCCAAAACCATTTAACATTTTCTTCACTCATCTATTTACATACcccaaaggaaaaataaataaataaataaataaaaatagtagaTCACAAAagaattttccattttaaagGTCCAAGTCATAATTTCacttaaaataaaaacccatcAACACAACAATGTTAACACTCACCAAATgcccttctctctttctctcccccTTCAGCCCTTATCCTATCTccagtatatatatgtatatgtatatatttttttttatttttgcaaatttgCAATCGGATGCTCTTTCCCTTTTCCTCTTCTCTTCTCCACCTCAACCCCATTCACATAGATTTCTagataaaatttgttttgtgaGTTTGAAATTGCAATGGTAGAAGAAGCCAGTGTTTTAGGAAAGGAGATGGCTGCATTTTAGGGAAGGAGAGGGCGTGAAAGTCGAGACAAACGGAGTGAGATAACGTGCATAAGGAGTAGAAAGGAGCTGGTTATGATCTGGAAAAGTAAATACACGTGTCAAGTACTGTAGGGGAGGAGGACTGAGCTGTGGGTACTCGGGGAGTATTAGAAATTTTTCCCAGCAATGCCAAGCCGCCGTTGACTTGTATTTCGTAAGGATTGTCCCAATGACACAGCAAAGCTGAAGAAGCCAAAAACTGTACCCACCACAACAgcatttaattttgcaaatccTTGGACGTCGCACTTGACCTTCCccattatattattatcatatatccATTCTTGCATACAAACTGTAGAACATATGTATTTCAccgaaagaaaaacaacaaaacataGAATAgatgtataaatataaatgcacatatgaattatttaaaacaaaaataaaaaaattaaatatgaaaaacaaaccATGGAGATTATATATGCAAACAAAGCCTTTTATGTCCTTTTCTCTTGTATTGCATATGATTCcccaatataatattttccatattcTTTTAGCTGCGGTATTTTGGTATATAATATAATGGAACTTTCTgaagtaatatttatatttgaaaatatacatTAATTCTTTTCATGTAAA is a genomic window containing:
- the LOC107429369 gene encoding uncharacterized protein LOC107429369, whose protein sequence is MASISSLPSSNPLSFNPISDSSGKTVDFRKRASSTRICASSRRSSSEANDQNYYSSSSRLVDENMIVLRKRIHEMKMVERNYEPPSDWNEWEKKYYTSYDSFVCQALGVLQSQMMNTRPSLALGMMVLILFSVPMSTTMILFRLMEIANGVLAGVHIG